ACCTAAAATGACAAAGAAGTTGTACTTGCCTTTACTCATGGCAATTGTTGTTGCACTTTTCTCTTCGTGCAAGAAAATGGGTCCCCTGTCAGCGGACTACTTCACTGTTACTCCACAAGTGTTGGAAGCAGTAGGTGGTAAAGTTCCTGCTACCATTAATGGTAAATTCCCTGAAAAGTATTTCAAGAAAAAAGCTGTAGTAGAAGTTACTCCGGTTTTGAAATGGAATGGCGGTGAAGCTAAAGGACAAAGTGCTGTGTTCCAAGGAGAAAAAGTAGAAGGAAACGATCAGACTATCTCTTACAAAGTAGGTGGTAGCTATACGATGAAAACATCTTTCGACTATGTTCCTGAAATGGCAAAATCTGAACTGTGGCTTGAATTCAAAGCTAAAGTTGGTAAAAAGGAAGTCGTTATCCCCGCTGTGAAAGTAGCTGATGGTGTAATCTCTACTTCTGAATTGGTAAATAACACATTGGGCAGCGCTAACCCGGCTCTGGGCGAAGATGCTTTCCAACGTATCATCAAGGAAAAACACGATGCTAACATCATGTTCTTGATCCAACAGGCTAACATCCGTTCAAGCGAGTTGAAAACTGCTAAAGAATTCAACAAGGAAGTTGCTAACATAAACGAAGCTGCCAACAAGAAGATCAGCAACATCGAAGTTTCTGCTTATGCTTCTCCTGATGGTGGTGTAAGCCTGAATACAACTCTAGCAGAAAACCGCGAAAGCAACACTACCAAGATGCTGAACAAAGACTTGAAGAAAGCTAAGATCGACGCTCCGGTTGACGCTAAATATACTGCACAGGACTGGGAAGGTTTCCAGGAACTGGTTTCTAAATCTAACATCCAGGATAAAGAACTGATCCTTCGCGTATTGTCTATGTATCAGGATCCTGCACAGAGAGAACAAGAAATCAAGAACATCTCTTCTGTATACAAGAACCTGGCTGACGATATCCTTCCTCAACTGCGTCGTTCTCGTTTGACTTTGAACTACGAGATCATCGGTAAGTCTGACGAAGAAATCACTAAGCTTGCTTCTTCTAATCCTTCTGAACTGAACATCGAAGAATTGCTGTATGCTGCTACACTGACTAACGATCCTGCAAAACAGGAAGCTATCTATACTCAGGCAACAAAACAGTTCCCTAACGATTACCGCGCATACAACAACCTTGGTAAGCTTGCTTATCAAGCTGGTAACGTTGACAAAGCTGAATCTTACCTGAAGAAAGCTGCCAGCGTAAACGCTGCTCCTGAAGTAAACATGAACTTAGGTTTGATCTCTTTGATCAAGGGTGACAAAGCTGCTGCTGAAGCTTACTTCGGTAAAGCTGCAGGTACAAAAGAACTTGGCGAATCTATGGGTAACCTGTACATCGCTCAAGGCCAGTACGAAAGAGCAGTTAACTCATTCGGTGACGCTAAGACTAACAGTGCTGCTTTGGCTCAGATCCTTGCTAAGGACTACAACAAAGCTAAAAACACACTGGCAGGCGTAGAAAAACCAGATGCTTACACAGACTACCTGATGGCAGTTCTAGGTGCTAGAACTAACAATTCTTCTATGGTAACCAGCAGCTTGAAGAGCGCTGTTGCTAAAGAACCTGCGTTGGCTAAGAAAGCTGCAACAGACTTGGAATTCTCTAAGTTCTTCACAAATGCAGACTTCATGAGCATCATCAAATAAGAGAATTACCACTCTATTTTAGATATTGAGAATTGCTCGTCATTACAAATGACGGGCAATTCTTTTTTTTATCTGTAAAAAACCGTACTTTCGCAGAAAAGAAATCAAAGCAATGAAAAAGAGTAGTATTTTAATCCTCATCATTATCTGTCTGGTCGGATGCAAGAAGGGCTCCAATGAGACAACCATCACCGGAGAGATCAAAGGACTCGGAACAGATACACTTTATTTGTACGGCATGGACGAACTGTACGACCGGATAGACACCATTTATGTAGAAAACGATAAGTTCTCCTACACTACCAGCGTAGATACGATCACTTCTGCCTATCTGTTACTCAAGAACCGGATTGAATATCCTGTCTTTCTTGATAAGGGTAACAAGATCAAAATAAAAGGAGATACGATCAATCTGAATTTCCTGACTATCAGTGGAAATATATACAATGAGGAGTTTACAGACTTCCAAAAAGCACTGGAAGATCCGGCTGATCCTTCAGAAAAAGCCGGCGAAGAAACAGTGGATAAAAGAATAACTGTAGAGAAAGCAAACACTGCCGAAGAAATGGCGGAAGAGTTCATACTGCAACATCACTCCTCCTATGTAAGCCTTTACTTATTAGACAAATACTTCGTTCAGAAAGAAACGCCTGACTTCAGTAAAATTAAAAAGCTAGTTGAAGTAATGACAGGTGTATTACAGGACAAACCGTATATCGAACGTTTGAATGAAACAATCACTCAGGCAGAAAAATCGGAGATTGGCAAATATGCACCTTTCTTCAGCCTGCCCAATGCGAAAGGAGAAAAGATTACCCGTTCATCAGACGCCTTCAAGCAGAAAAGCCTGCTGATCAACTTTTGGGCTTCCTGGAACGACAGCATCTCTCAGAAGCAGAGCAACAGCGAGCTAAGAGAAATCTACAAAAAGTATAAGAAGAACAAATATATAGGAATGCTCGGCATCTCACTGGATGTAGACAAGCAGCAATGGAAAGACGCCATCAAACGCGATACGCTGGACTGGGAACAGGTATGCGATTTCGGCGGACTCAATTCTGAAGTAGCCAAGCAATATTCTATCTATAAAATACCTGCCAACATACTTCTCTCGTCGGACGGAAAGATTTTAGCTAAGAACCTTCGGGGAGAAGAGCTGAAAAAGAAAATAGAAAACATCGTTGAGGAAGCGACAGAAAAAGAAAAGAAAAACAAACAGAAGAAATAAACGGTAATCAAACGTGCTAATTAAAGTTTTCGGAGCGGCTGTTCAAGGGATTGATGCAACACTCATCACAATCGAAGTCAACAGCTCACGTGGCTGTATGTTCTATCTCGTCGGTCTTCCGGATTCCGCAGTGAAGGAAAGTCACCAACGTATTATCTCCGCACTGCAAGTCAATGGCTATAAAATGCCGACCAGTAACCTGGTTGTAAATATGGCACCGGCCGATATCCGCAAAGAAGGCTCGGCTTATGATTTGCCTCTTGCCATCGGCTTGCTGGGTGCCAGCGAAACCATATCTTCCGAAAAGTTATCCCGCTATCTGATGATGGGAGAACTTAGTCTTGACGGGAGCATTCAGCCTATCAAAGGAGCACTGCCTATTGCTATCAAAGCCCGTGAAGAAAACTTTGAGGGACTCATTATTCCTCAACAGAATGCGCGGGAAGCAGCAGTTGTCAATCAACTGAAGGTATATGGCGTCAGTAATATCAAAGAAGTTATCCAGTTCTTCAATGGTGAGCGGGAGCTGGAACAGACCGTTGTCAACACGCGGGAAGAGTTTTATCAACAGCAAACAGCCTTTGACCTGGACTTTGCAGACGTAAAAGGACAGGAGAATGTGAAAAGGGCGTTGGAAGTTGCTGCCGCCGGAGGACATAATCTCATCATGATCGGCGCTCCCGGCAGTGGTAAATCAATGATGGCTAAACGGTTACCTTCCATCCTTCCTCCCCTCTCCCTGGGTGAAAGCCTGGAAACGACCAAAATACATTCCGTTGCAGGAAAACTAAACCGGGGCTCTTCACTGATTTCCCAACGGCCATTCCGTGATCCCCATCATACGATATCGCAAGTTGCAATGGTGGGAGGCGGAAGTTTTCCCCAACCGGGAGAAATAAGCCTGGCGCATAACGGAGTTTTATTTTTGGACGAATTACCCGAATTCAACAGAGGGGTATTAGAAGTCCTGCGCCAGCCACTGGAAGACCGGCAGATTACCATCTCCCGCATAAAGAGCACAATCAGTTATCCCGCCAATCTGATGCTCATTGCATCCATGAATCCATGCCCTTGCGGATACTATAATCATCCGACCAAGGCATGTGTATGCAGTCCTGGTCAGGTACAAAAGTATCTGAACAAGATATCCGGTCCGTTGCTGGACCGTATTGATATTCAGATAGAGATTGTTCCTGTTCCGTTCGACAAGATATCCGATCAGCGACAGGGAGAAGCAAGCAGTGTTATTCGGAACAGAGTCATTCAGGCACGCCGTATACAGGAACAGCGCTATGCCGATCATCCCGGTATCTACTGCAATGCACAGATGAGCAGCAAGTTATTATCCATTTATGCTCGGCCGGATGACAAAGGACTTTCCCTGCTGCGAAATGCAATGGAACGCCTCAATCTTTCCGCACGCGCATACGACCGTATATTAAAGGTGGCACGTACCATTGCCGACCTTGAGGGTGCGGAACTGATACAGCCCTCCCATTTGGCTGAAGCCATCAGTTATCGCAATCTGGACAGAGAAAACTGGGCGGGATAAAAGCGCTTGACAGTAAATCAATAAAATACCATAAAGAAAAAGTCTTCGTCTCATATAAAATACTATTTTCGCAAGATAGAATCTAGTATATGAATAAACACGACAACCCATATTACCCCCTATTTCTACTCATCGGATGGCTTATCATGCTGAGTAGTTGTCAACCTGCCCCATCTCATCTTCTGGAAAAAGCGATGCAGATGGAGAATGTATCAACCGACAGTATCTTTTTCTACCTGCAACAAATAGAAGAACCCGACAAATTACCTCTCAATGATCAAGGAGATTATTACCTGTTGCTCTACAAGGCAACTCTGTGGAAAACAGGAACACCTGATGATTCATTATTGCAGATCGC
This sequence is a window from Bacteroides thetaiotaomicron VPI-5482. Protein-coding genes within it:
- a CDS encoding TlpA disulfide reductase family protein, which codes for MKKSSILILIIICLVGCKKGSNETTITGEIKGLGTDTLYLYGMDELYDRIDTIYVENDKFSYTTSVDTITSAYLLLKNRIEYPVFLDKGNKIKIKGDTINLNFLTISGNIYNEEFTDFQKALEDPADPSEKAGEETVDKRITVEKANTAEEMAEEFILQHHSSYVSLYLLDKYFVQKETPDFSKIKKLVEVMTGVLQDKPYIERLNETITQAEKSEIGKYAPFFSLPNAKGEKITRSSDAFKQKSLLINFWASWNDSISQKQSNSELREIYKKYKKNKYIGMLGISLDVDKQQWKDAIKRDTLDWEQVCDFGGLNSEVAKQYSIYKIPANILLSSDGKILAKNLRGEELKKKIENIVEEATEKEKKNKQKK
- a CDS encoding tetratricopeptide repeat protein translates to MTKKLYLPLLMAIVVALFSSCKKMGPLSADYFTVTPQVLEAVGGKVPATINGKFPEKYFKKKAVVEVTPVLKWNGGEAKGQSAVFQGEKVEGNDQTISYKVGGSYTMKTSFDYVPEMAKSELWLEFKAKVGKKEVVIPAVKVADGVISTSELVNNTLGSANPALGEDAFQRIIKEKHDANIMFLIQQANIRSSELKTAKEFNKEVANINEAANKKISNIEVSAYASPDGGVSLNTTLAENRESNTTKMLNKDLKKAKIDAPVDAKYTAQDWEGFQELVSKSNIQDKELILRVLSMYQDPAQREQEIKNISSVYKNLADDILPQLRRSRLTLNYEIIGKSDEEITKLASSNPSELNIEELLYAATLTNDPAKQEAIYTQATKQFPNDYRAYNNLGKLAYQAGNVDKAESYLKKAASVNAAPEVNMNLGLISLIKGDKAAAEAYFGKAAGTKELGESMGNLYIAQGQYERAVNSFGDAKTNSAALAQILAKDYNKAKNTLAGVEKPDAYTDYLMAVLGARTNNSSMVTSSLKSAVAKEPALAKKAATDLEFSKFFTNADFMSIIK
- a CDS encoding YifB family Mg chelatase-like AAA ATPase, encoding MLIKVFGAAVQGIDATLITIEVNSSRGCMFYLVGLPDSAVKESHQRIISALQVNGYKMPTSNLVVNMAPADIRKEGSAYDLPLAIGLLGASETISSEKLSRYLMMGELSLDGSIQPIKGALPIAIKAREENFEGLIIPQQNAREAAVVNQLKVYGVSNIKEVIQFFNGERELEQTVVNTREEFYQQQTAFDLDFADVKGQENVKRALEVAAAGGHNLIMIGAPGSGKSMMAKRLPSILPPLSLGESLETTKIHSVAGKLNRGSSLISQRPFRDPHHTISQVAMVGGGSFPQPGEISLAHNGVLFLDELPEFNRGVLEVLRQPLEDRQITISRIKSTISYPANLMLIASMNPCPCGYYNHPTKACVCSPGQVQKYLNKISGPLLDRIDIQIEIVPVPFDKISDQRQGEASSVIRNRVIQARRIQEQRYADHPGIYCNAQMSSKLLSIYARPDDKGLSLLRNAMERLNLSARAYDRILKVARTIADLEGAELIQPSHLAEAISYRNLDRENWAG